In the genome of Panthera uncia isolate 11264 chromosome X, Puncia_PCG_1.0, whole genome shotgun sequence, the window actgtaagatcatgacctgagcctaagttggacacttaactgactgagccacccaggtgcccctcttggagGTTTCCTTTAAGCACTTTATTTTAGATAGGCTCATTCTTTTATTCAGAGGCTAAAGATTGTCTTTAGTTCCCCTCCAGTCCTCTTCAATTGTATCACTTTGGGGTGTATTTATTGCCTGTTGGGCTATACCATAGTATAATAATTAGGGCAAGATCCCAAACGAAAACAATGCACCTCTCACCAACAAtggcccccccgggggggggggagatattAAACTGAAGTATATAATGTTATAAACCCAGCCACCATCAGAAACATCCAGTGATGACAAAGTACCCTGACCCAGCACgccacacacccatacacacacttAAAATAATCTTCCCAGGATCAGAGCTGACGCAGAGGTCAGCTTGTGTTTTCAGCAGTGGAGGCAGCACTGGCCATAGATTTGGAGTTTCCAAGCAAATTAAAGGAAATGTGCCCCACCTGGTGAAGGCAGGGGGCTCAGGGCTCAGGCTTCCTAAAATTGAGGTCACCATGTGAAATTATCAACAGTTACTTGACTTTCAGCATGTAACTGACCCAGGACAGTGAACCGAAGCCCCACTCCTCCATCTACATCATCTACATCCCTATgaatcatgtatttattatttgtatgtattttataatgcacatatatatgcttaaattttaatttacatacatatataatgtaaaaattgCAAACTTTAAGTCAGGTAACTGGCTAGATCACCTACgatgtatattaaatttttttaacgtttattcatttttgagagacagagtgagagagcaagcaggggtggggcagagagagagagagagagagacagaatccaaagcaggttccaggctccgagctgtcagcacagagcccgaggcagggctcgaactcacagatgtgagatcatgacctgcgcctaAGTcggcgcttaacagactgagccacctacgtatATTAAATAACACATGTCAGTCACAATGATCCTGTCCCCTCTGGTTCGaaaactggggaaaatatttattctcttaaacATATTTTGTCAAAGTCCTCGCCATGAGGGATTTTAACTGTTGTCAGTTTTGTACCCATCTGTCAGAGGAGTAAAATTAATGATTTTAGCACACTGAACCCAAAGACCACAGATGTTCACTCTGCAATTTATGGTATTGGGAGAGCCAGACAACCAACCTGTGCCCGTCCTACTGcggcttaattttattttattaaagtaactTCTTAGAGTATTTCCTAGAACCCAAACTCAGAGAATACTTTCTATTCTGCGTTAACTAGAGAATAAGTGCACCCAAGAACAACTGGGTACAGGCAGGAAAACCCTACTGGCTTTGTTAGAGTTTACAATTTAGCGTTTACACAGGGCATCATGGCCCGGTATGTCATCTCACTAACCCCCAACAGGAAGCACCACTTTTTTACAGGTGAACCAACTGACCCTCCTGAGGTGGTATTCGAACCCACCATCCGAAATCTCCAAAGTCTCGCTTCAGTGGCTGGGCACCCGGGTCTGGCACCCACTGCACATGCCCGAGCCCGTGACCAATGGGAGACCCGCGCGCGCGAGCGGAGGCGGGCTGTTAGGCTCTGAGACCCAAGCGGAATTCTACCATCGACCAATAAGAGCCCACGGCAGTCTCTGATTCCCCAGCCCTGAGCCAATTGGAGGCTCCGGTACAATGACAGAGGCTTCTAAGAAAtcgagggggggggggtgagagtgGTTAAGATGGCGGATGCGAGAGAGGTTGAGGGCGCGACCCGAGCGCAAGGCACGCCTGAGGCGGGTGGGAGTTGGGAGGACGGGACGGGAATCTTGGGACAAGCAAGATTGCGACATTCCCCTCTCCATTAGGGGATGAGGCAGCTGTCGCAATCCTCCCCCACAAACAAACGGTATGTTGTAAGGTGGCCATCCCCTTTCTAGTGGTATGATCCTGGGCGGACTGTTCCATTTTGCGTTCCTCCCCACACCAGCAGTGGTGCTTTCCAGGCTGCAGCGTTATGGCTGTTCGGGGCTCACAGTCAAGGGTGTCAACACAAGTGGATGTTCCTAGAGTCACACACACAGGGGTTTGGACACGCAAGGGGTCACACACTCGGGTGTGTACAATTCTGGTGTCACAGACTAGGGAATGGACACACACATTGGGGTGCACGGAGGTAGCGGGCACCTATCTAGGGAGAGTTGTGACTTTGAGGTTGTGGACAGGGTAGGGACTTGGAGGGGACACAAACCTAGAAGGGGGTAGGAGGGCTTGCCTGGCGGTGTTTTCCTGTGCTGGGCCAGGGGGAGTAGGGCAGGAAACAAGTGGTGGGTGGCATCTCCCAGGTTGGCCGGGAGGGCGCCAGGAACATGTCACAGCCCTAGAGGAGTCTGGCCAGGGCCCACGGAATGGCTCTCTGAGATGGTCTTTGCATCTCAGGGATGCAAGGGAAAGTTGAAAAAGGGCAGTGGGAAGGTGGTCGTGTGCCCTGGGTCTCTGACCGTCCACCAATTAAAGTGCAAAGGAGGAGggtgaggaaaggaagggggagagggtgggagaatGCTAGGCTGAAGGGATGATAGTTCGTTTATCCAAGTCACTGCTGTTTCATAAAAACAACCATGCGTGATTATAACATGTTAAGCCCTGTCCTAATCACTTGgacatgaattatctcatttagccTTCAAAACAACATTAACTGCTATTATCTTCACTTTACGGATGAGACAAGGGAGGCACTGAGAGGTTCCCAGACTTTtaacagctggtaagtggcacagccagagccagagccagagccaggctGTAAGGCCCCAGAATCTGTGGTTCTAACCACTGAGCCATtcttctctcaattttttttcttctttttcttttttaatatcagCTCTAagtccaacatggggtttgaactcatgaccctgaggtcaagagtcacctactctctactgactgagccagccagacaccccaccACTGAACCATTCTTATCTTTTCAGGTATCTCTGCTTTTCTGTGCACCCCCTGTCCTTACTCCATCCCCATCAGGACTAGAAATCAGCCCCTCTCCTGAGAACCCCTAAAGTACCCATTTGCCCGTTATATCCATGAACAGTTTAGACACCTCTGTGGGAGAGGCTGGCCCCTGCACACTCTTgagttcttttcttccccctttccctagGCAGGAGGGGTGAAGAGAGGACAGGGGAGCCTTGTGGACAGCGGGCAGTAAATCACAGCATAGATAGCTGGACTGTACGATGATTACTCAACAAATGCTGACTGAGCTGCATGCAGGGTCTTGTGCTAGGGTGGTGGGGATACTGGCAAAGAACCAGACAGACAAGGGTCATGTTCCTTCCTGACCTGGGGGTGTGTTTTGGGAATTCCTGGTAGGCAGACTTCGGTTGTCACAATGATGGGGGTGCTTTGCatttaatggggggggggtggctaggATGCTGGGGGACAGTCCCACACCACCAACCCTTGTAATGTACCTGAATGTCATTCCAGGATGGTGAGAGGATAGGGTCAGATGGTTGGAAACTGCCGTTTCCTTAGGCCTGTCCCTAGGAAGCACCCCTCAGTCAGGGGTACAGAGGAccaggagaggcagggaaggaaggggagaaggatgGCATGGCAAAGGACATTTTGCCATCTTGGCCTCAGTTTGGTCTTATGGGACAGCAGTAGGGCCCCCCAGTAGGGCCCTACCTGTGCCTACTTCTCCTCCATGGACTCAGTCATGTGGTAGGACCAAAGTGGGGAAGACACCCCATGTCTTATCACTGACTGTGTCTTATTTCCTACTCAGGGCTTGAGGTGTGGCAATCAGGATCTTGTAGGCAAGATCCTCtcagaataaagcaaaataagCACAAGATATAAACAGGAAATGGTTCTCCATCTGGTGACCCCGGAGGGGTAGAGGGACATCAGGATGGCGTAAGTTATTGGTTATATCCTGGTTCTGGGGGGTTCCTGGGTATTCACTGGATTGCTAAGAAGTGAGTTTGAACCACTGCTCCCAGCTGTGGTGGACTGGTATTGGACCCACCCTCCTGCTGCGAACCATAAAAGCTAAATTgaggtttttgttcttttaagtcTTTTTGAAGGTCCTGGAGAGCAAATTACCTTTGAGGTCCTCACTTCACCAAGTACTGTCATCCAGTATAGAAAAGCACTGCATCGATGggaatacataaaagtaaaataaaccagcTCCAAATTATTAATGCAGGTCAACAAAGTAATTCAATAATCTGGATAATGGGAAAAATGATTTCTAAGTCACTATATTCCAGGGTGGGGACACTCATTCTATGAGGGACTAAAATAAAACTCTaggtttttttatttagagaaaaatataaaatttatttatttatttatttttggaaaaaaatataaattttaaacttGTCTGCTACTTAGAACTGGAagtatataacttttaaatattaatttaggggtgcctcggtggttcagttggttaagcgtccaactcgatttctgctcaggtcatgatctcacggttcgtgggttcaagccccgcatcaggctctgtgctgacagcattgagcctgcttgggattctctctttctttctgcccctcccctgctcactcttctttctgtctctcaaaaatgaataaataaacatttaaaaaaatgttaatttaaaaaacaaccagcAAATGTGGCAGAGGTTTAAGGCCTTCTGATGTAGACTCAAGGGAGACAGATCtagtggcagagaaagaaggaggtggAAGGTTGAGAACACAAGGCCGAGAAGGAGCAGAagaattttctctctgctcccacgTGGCACTTGACAGATTAGGAATCGTTTCTCATGTATTTGGCCTCAGCTCCACCGTTCACAAgctgggtgatcttgggcaagttagctaacttttctgggcctcagcttccctatgggtaaaatggggataagagcAGTGTTTCCCTCGTGGGGTCATTTGTGAAAGTGAAACCAGTTAATAAATGTAAGGCACTTAGAAAAGCTCAGAAAACattaaatcaggggcacctgggtggttcagtcagttaagcatcagacttttttaattaattaattaatttatttatttaaattcaagttagtgggtgcctgggtggctcaggacttcggctcaggtcatgatctcacagtttgtgggtttgaatcccccATCGGGTGAGCTTGAGCCTTGCTTTGGGTGAtcttgagccccgcattgggtgagcccctcttttctctctctctccctccctctgctcctcctgggattctctctcgctctgcccctcactcattgtgcccttctctctctctctctctctctcaaaaaaaaaaaaaaaaaattcaaggtagttaacatacataagcatctgacttttgattttggctcaggccgtgatctcatgtttcgtgactctgagccccacattgggctccacactgatagtgtggagcctgcttgggattctgtctgcccctcccccgcaaaaaaattaaaaaattaaaaaaagaaaacctaaatccGACACTAATCCCTTATTGATtccttcagtaaacatttatttggtGTCTAGTTTGTGCCAGATACTGGAGATACACATGGCACAGGGCAAGAGCATGATGAGCagtattaaaatgaatgaatacaatgGCTCTTTGAGCAACAAAGCAGAGCTTTGCCCTATGAACAAGCCAGAAGGCGCTCCAGGCAGAGGTACGAAATTGCCTAAATTGTCTGGTGAGTTGTGGGTGCCCAAGGCTGAgttgtgaggaggggagggagggaggctggaatTGCCCCATCAGAAGGAACTTTGAGTTTCAGCTTGGGAGAGAAGCTCTATACTTGCTTGAAGGTTTCCAGGCACGAGTGTGGGTCCCACCTTGAGATGTGCTGTTTCCCTGCAGGTACCAGAGAATGTCAGTCACACCCCAGACCTGCTCAGCTGCCCCAGACTGCTGTATGTGCCTGAGAGCTTCATGTCCCCAAATGGTAAACTGAGGCCCATGGAGAAGTGAGGACTGAACTACCACTTGCGAGCTGGGAGCTACTGGGAAAAATCATGGAACCGCcgtgtgcctcagttccctcatttcCCACTATCAAATGGACATGGTAAGAGTGTACGCCCCATAGGCTGTTATGAGGATTTAGATGAGTCGGTATTTACAAAGAGGGCAGAACAGTGTGGCACACATGTTCAGTGCTACATAAACATTGGATAAAAATAGAATGTTGTGTGGGGAAAAAGCAAGGCTCTGAAGATGACtgacttttaaaagttcaaaagcAATGAAAACTAAACAAGATGTTGACTAGGCATTCATATATGCTATAAAGGGATGATAAGCAGAAAATCATTTGGGAACTGTGGGGAGGCAAGAGTAAGGGATGGGGAAGTGAGCTGGGTGCAAATGCATTGTTGGGGTCTCAGGAGAGGGGTGGGATCCCAGGCACTCCCAGTGTCATTAGAAGAAAGGTTTAAACACAGTAATTCTTCAGCATGAGGGGCCTTGGGCCTCAGGCCCAGACCAACTGGATGctttggggaggaaggagactGCCCAGCTCCATGACTGCTCCCTGCCATAGTGTCCCCCGGCAGAAGTGCAGCAGTGGCCTAGCTCTTGCTGTCATCCAATCAGCGGGAAGAGGATCTGAGCCAGTCAGAGGGAGATGGGCCTCAGGGAGTAAGAATAGAAGAAGAGGACCTGAGCTGGTCCAAAAGATGGGTCTTAACCAGTTGAATGGAAGAGGGCCccagtctgagggaggagggtcCAAGCCTGTTctagggagggaggaggaggccaggcccacccaggggcccctggaggacTTGTTTCCCTTGTGGTTTTTTGCACTTCCTGTTCCCCTGCTCACTGCGGAAGTTCCTCTTCTTACCCTGCACCCAGAGCCTAGCCGGAGAGGACAAGGGCAGGAGGCACCATGAGTGGGGGCCCTGTGGGAGGCAGGTCTGGGGGTCGCGGAGGACCAGGGGTTCAGCAGAACGTACCCTCCACGCTCCTCCAGGACCACGAGAACCAGCGACTCTTCGAGATGCTGGGTCGGAAATGCTGGGTGAGCTGGGGATCTCCTagccctccctgtctccctccctttcctcctcttcctctactcttctctgcctcctcatcttccccatccttctcctttcctcttctttcttcccctcttcctctcctccttcccttctccatcaTCTCCTCTCTTAGAATCCGCTTAGCCCCATTCACCAATCCCAGGAAGATCTTGATTTCCAAGTCTGTCAACTCTCCCTCTGGCCGTGGCTCTTCCTTTGGAGCCCTAACAGCCATGGACATGGGAGAACTAGACCCTCTGGCTGACCAGATTCCAATGAGCCCTGCTCTTCCCTCCCAGACACTGGCCACCGCCGTTGTTCAGCTCTACCTGGCACTGCCTCCCGGAGCAGAGCACTGGACCAAGGAGCATTGTGGGGCTGTGTGCTTCGTGAAGGATAACCCCCAGAAGTCCTACTTCATCCGTCTTTACGGCCTTCAGGTGATTCCCACCTCCCCGCACTGGACATGCAAACCAGTTTTCAACCCTGCAAACCCATACCTGTGTCCATAGCCCCAAGGCCTTGGACAGATCAGTAAACCTGAGCCCTGGGACCAAAGACTTCATCCAGATGTCAAACTCTGGtttgcctttctttgtttttgataattGACCCAGAATCTCCATGTCAAGATCTATAAAACCCCAAATATTAGTATAACTCCTAAATCTAACAGTATAGTTCTGTTTTATGAACTCCAAACAAAAAGAGCCCTGTATTTTTACCTTAACTTCAAATCTGTTCTAAACTCAACATTTTGGGTCCCATAAATTCCCTATCATAACTCCTGAACCCTAAATGTTTGCCTAGCTCCTAAGCCATAGCTCTGCTCCACAAACCTCAAATCGCACATACACCTTGGCtgaatcccccacccccaaagcttTCAAGTCTGTATGTCTGAACCTCAAATATCAACCCCAACTCCCAGGACTGGAGCCCTACCTGTCCAAATGAAGGCCCCCATAAAGGAAGGATGTAAGATGGAGTCTGTGAATGGGTTCAATTTCCTAGGACTAGAGTCCTAAATCCTCCTATTCAAGCCCCCAAGTCCCACATCTAGGGCCCTGAACCCCAAATCCAAATCTCTGACTGCAGTGTCCAACTCCCATACTGTACCTCAACCCTCCACATCTGACATCTAGACCCCCAACTCCCTGATGCTAAGCTGGAAATCTCTAATGCGATCCTGGGGCCCCAAATTATGATATCATTCTCCTTGCCCAGATAACAGAGGCCTGCCACCCTGGGCAGGCCTCAGTGCCAGTGTGTTTCCCACCTCTCCAGGCTGGCCAGCTGCTCTGGGAACAGGAACTATACTCACAGTTGGTCTACTCCACTCCCACCCCTTACTTCCACACTTTTGCTGGAGATGTAAGTGGCCACTCAACCCCTGGGCCTCAGTTGGGATGTGGGGAGGAGATGGGAAAGGTGTGGGGGGCCTGGAAGGCTATTGAGCCCAAGATATGTGCAGGACTGCCAAGCAGGGCTGAACTTTGCAGACGAGGGCGAGGCCCAGGCCTTCCGGGCCCTGGTGCAGGAGAAGATACAAAAAAGGAATCAGAGGCAAAGTGGAGGTGAGGAGGCCTTGGGGGAGAAAACGAGGTTGGGCAGGAGTACATGCAAGGGTAGGGAGCTGGAAAAGCTCCTCTTATGGTTCTGGTTCCCAGTCCATCCGTCTCTCCACAGATAGACGCCAGCTacccccaccaccagcaccagCCAATGAAGGTGAGTCCTCAAGTTCAAGGAAGGTAATAAGGGGCTAGCCCAGGAACCTGTGGCAGGGTTGTAATAGCTCTCTATCCATTCCATCTCTCCAGAGAGAAGagggcccccacccctgcctccgcATCCAGGTGGAGATCAAGGGGGTGAGTGCTGATTCTTTCCTGTGTCTCTGAGtggacaggtgggtgggggagtggatggatagatgggtggggagtgggtggatggatgagtagTTGGGTGGGTGTAGAGATAAGTGGGCGAATGAGTGGGTAGATGGATTGGTGGTGGATAGATGGTTGAGTGGGGGATGAATTGATGGGAAGATGAAAACATAGATGTATAGGAGAATGAGTATGTGGATatatggatgaatagatggatggatgattgagtaaatcaatgaataagtgaatgaattgaacagcaaataaatgaataattgacataacatttCAATCAGTGAATAAAGCAATGTTGAATGAACGACTGACCGAATGAATAATTTCACAAATAATTGGGTCAATGagccatgaatgaatgaatcaatactTAAGTGATAagcatgagtgaatgaataaataaatgaattggtGAATGTAAGAATGGCTTGTAGAATCCACTCATCCACTTCTCCATAAACCCTACTTGGACCCCTTACCCACTCCCTCTGTGaccatcaaacacacacacacagattcccTCAACACTCTTCCTGTCTCTTGCCCCTATGCTTTGGTTGGTAGGTTAAGTAGGTCAATGGCTCAATCACACTATTTTCCCCACAGGCCCAGCAGCTGGCCCCCTGTCCCTGGGGCTAGTAACAGTGGACATCCAAAACCCAGACATCACAAGTTCACGATACCGTGGGCTCCCAGCACCTGGGCCTGGCCCAGCTGATAAGAAACGCTCAGGGAAGAAAAAGATCAGCAAAGCTGATATTGGAGCACCCAGTGGATTCAAGTGAGAACCTCTCCCCACTGGTCCCACAGATCCCTCTGGGGGGGTGGATGAAAAGTTGGACAGGAAGAGAGCTGAGTAGATGGAAGGATGGGCacatgggtgggtgggtaggtagaTGTGTGGATAGGTGGGGGATGCAAGGCCTGGACTAGGGAGAGGCAAGCGAGGTGCCAAGGTTGCAAAATTTATAGAGGTAGTTACTCTAAGGGTCATGCAACTGTAACTAATGACTCTGAGAGTGAGGGCCCCATTAAATTTTACGCCTTAGGCACCTCACTTGCTTCACCTTAGTCCCACCCTGGGTGGGctggtgggtgaatggatgggtgggtagatgggtaaatggatggatggatgaatggatggatgaaagagTGAGTGAGTTGGGGAATgaatggataggtgggtggatggatgggtgaatgggtaAATGGGAAGTGGGTAGGCagatggatgggtgagtggatgagtgtgtggacagatggatggatatcTGGTTGGTTCACAAACAAGGTGGATGGGGATGGACAGGTGGCCAGATATGTGGATGAATGGACAGTTCAATGGATAAATAGACAAAAGTATGTGGTTGAGTGGGTGGACAAAAGAGTAGATGGATTGAAAGGTGGGCACATGGGTAAGTGGTTGGGTGGATGATCAAGTATGTGTGAAGATAGATTGGTGGACAAATGGGTAAACAGATGTATATAGGAAGATGAGTAGAGAAACAAATGTACAATAGATCAGTGGTCTGACAGGTGGATGCAAATGGCTAGGTGGGCAAATGGATGGGTGATGGATGGTAGAAAAAGGGATGGGTAGGCAGATGGGCACCACAAACTATGGACCCCTTCTAATTCTATAACTGTTGCTCTCATTCAGTCACTCAGTCATTCACTTGTGACTCATTCATTAATTCTGGCTCCTCGGAGTCTCTCTGGGCAGAAGGCAAGAGGGCTTCActaggaagggaggaaaggaagcgCAGTGGGGTTTCACTGGGATCTCCTCACCTCCCCCAGACATGTCAGCCACGTGGGGTGGGACCCCCAGAATGGATTTGACGTGAGTAATTCCAAAGACCCCTTGACCCACTTAACTACCCACCTGCCCTTCCGTAGTCCACTGGCTCAGACCTACCCCTAGACTCCACCCTTTCTACACCCCTCTCAGAAGATCCCTCTCGGGGGGTGGACCTATTGATAATCTGTGCCCCTTCCCTATCCACTttattcccccacccctgccctggcctTTTTCCTCCTGGGCAGGTAAACAACCTGGACCCGGATCTGCGGAGTCTGTTCTCCAGGGCAGGAATCAGTGAGGCCCAGCTCACAGATGCCGAGACCTCCAAGCTTATCTACGATTTCATTGAGGACCAGGGTGGGCTGGAGGCTGTGCGGCAGGAGATGAGGCGCCAGGGTgagtccccccaccccttcttctcCAGCCCTAGTAGCTGGTTTTTAAGAGATATAGTCACTCAGTCCTCATGGAAACCCTTATACTGCTTGAGTGAGGAGTTGATCATTTGGGgtacccattttataaatgagcaaaactgaggctctgaagaAAACTATAACAATAGCTATGTGTTATTTTCCCCCCTCAGAGCCGCTTCCACCGCCCCCACCGCCATCCCGAGGAGGAAACCAGCCCCCCCGGCCCCCTACTATTGGGAACAACAAGGGTCGTTCTGGTCCACTGCCCCCTGTACCTTTGGGAGGTGCTCCACCCCCGCCAACTCCCcggggacccccacccccaggccgaGGGggccctccaccaccaccccctccagccACTGGACGTTCTGGACCACCGCCCCCTCCACCCTCTGGACCTGGAGGGACTCCTGtgcctccaccaccaccaccaccaccaccaccacccagctCTGATGATGGGCcagtccctccccctcctcctgctctgggGCCTGTGGGGGGCCTGGCCCCCAGTGGAGGTCGGGGGGCACTTTTGGATCAAATCCGGCAGGGAATTCAGCTGAACAAGGTGAAGATGGGCAGGATTGAGGGTTGGGGGTCTGGGGCTCGGGTGTGCTGGGCAAGCCAGGATATTAGGGGGCCAGGGCTGAAATTAATGGAGGTCCCAGTCTTTGGGGTTTCAGTAACAGGGCTGGGAGGTTGGTGGGGCAAGGTAGGCTGGGAACCTTGAAGGGGACTGGAGTGTATGGGAGGGGAAGTAatgaaggggcaggaaggagtgCTCCAGTCACGGGCTTTGAACCCTCTGTGCTGAACCCTGCTTGCTGCAGACCCCTGGGGCCCCAGAGAGCTCAGCGCTGCAGCCTCCACCTCCGAGATCGGAAGGGTTGGTGGGAGCCCTGATGCATGTGATGCAGAAGAGAAGCAGAGCCATCCACTCCTCAGGTGAGAGCCTGCCCTTTGCCAGGACAGAGCCTGGTTCCCAAGGCTAGTGTTGGTGTAAAAATAACCCCAACGGTTACCATCAATAGTAATAGTATCCATACATGACTCTTGTATCAATCTCCTTTTTGACAATGTTAACATTGTCATTATGGAACAATAATATAATTCactctatctttttttaaagtttatttgttttgagagagaaagagagtgagggcaCAGGCATAtgtaggagggggaggggcagagagagagagagagggagagagagaatcccaggcaggctctgcactattagtgcaaagcctgatgaccggctcgaactcacaaacctgtgagatcgtgacctgagctgaaatcaagag includes:
- the WAS gene encoding actin nucleation-promoting factor WAS, with the protein product MSGGPVGGRSGGRGGPGVQQNVPSTLLQDHENQRLFEMLGRKCWTLATAVVQLYLALPPGAEHWTKEHCGAVCFVKDNPQKSYFIRLYGLQAGQLLWEQELYSQLVYSTPTPYFHTFAGDDCQAGLNFADEGEAQAFRALVQEKIQKRNQRQSGDRRQLPPPPAPANEERRGPPPLPPHPGGDQGGPAAGPLSLGLVTVDIQNPDITSSRYRGLPAPGPGPADKKRSGKKKISKADIGAPSGFKHVSHVGWDPQNGFDVNNLDPDLRSLFSRAGISEAQLTDAETSKLIYDFIEDQGGLEAVRQEMRRQEPLPPPPPPSRGGNQPPRPPTIGNNKGRSGPLPPVPLGGAPPPPTPRGPPPPGRGGPPPPPPPATGRSGPPPPPPSGPGGTPVPPPPPPPPPPPSSDDGPVPPPPPALGPVGGLAPSGGRGALLDQIRQGIQLNKTPGAPESSALQPPPPRSEGLVGALMHVMQKRSRAIHSSDEGEDQAGDEDEDDEWDD